From Diaminobutyricibacter sp. McL0608, one genomic window encodes:
- a CDS encoding HAD family hydrolase: MAAAERLLIALDVDGTLINEDETVGQAVVDAVARVRDAGHEVMLATGRSWETASPILERFGLHSEFVVCANGALTMQRDPEAEGGYRREFVEVFDPSEVLEMIRPHLPSGSFMVEDPTGFRRYTAGMSEWELANGEEVPFEELSAHPATRVVVISPQHDEEEFLSIVERMGLHKVSYSIGWTAWLDIAPDGVNKATALERVRERLGIDRAHLVAVGDGRNDLDMLQWAGAEGRSFAMGQAPDDVKAAATAVAGPVLEDGLAFVLDAL; this comes from the coding sequence ATGGCAGCCGCCGAACGTCTGCTCATCGCGCTCGACGTCGATGGAACACTGATCAACGAAGACGAGACGGTCGGCCAGGCCGTCGTCGACGCCGTGGCCCGGGTGCGTGACGCCGGCCACGAGGTGATGCTCGCGACCGGGCGCAGCTGGGAGACCGCGTCGCCCATCCTCGAACGCTTCGGGCTGCACTCGGAGTTCGTCGTCTGCGCGAACGGTGCCCTGACGATGCAGCGCGACCCCGAGGCCGAGGGCGGCTACCGGCGCGAGTTCGTCGAGGTGTTCGACCCGTCGGAAGTGCTCGAGATGATCCGCCCGCACCTGCCGAGCGGGAGCTTCATGGTCGAGGATCCGACCGGTTTCCGCCGCTACACCGCAGGCATGAGCGAGTGGGAGCTGGCGAACGGCGAGGAGGTTCCGTTCGAGGAGCTCTCCGCACATCCCGCGACCCGCGTCGTCGTCATCTCGCCCCAGCACGACGAGGAGGAGTTCCTCTCGATCGTGGAGCGGATGGGCCTCCACAAGGTCAGCTATTCGATCGGCTGGACCGCCTGGCTCGACATCGCGCCGGACGGGGTCAACAAGGCGACTGCGCTCGAGCGGGTGCGTGAACGGCTCGGCATCGATCGCGCACACCTGGTGGCGGTGGGGGATGGCCGCAACGACCTCGACATGCTCCAGTGGGCGGGCGCGGAGGGGCGCAGCTTCGCCATGGGACAGGCCCCGGATGACGTCAAAGCGGCTGCGACGGCTGTTGCCGGACCGGTGCTCGAAGACGGTCTCGCCTTCGTTCTCGACGCACTCTGA
- a CDS encoding LCP family protein — MSDLRPRTNRSRTGNGDASTIARHGQLKRRNPFTALAKILAAALGVVLVSGVSVAAIAAWDVTSSVHKSVTLVDAKGKAIVPQVGAIDGAFNVLLAGSDSGDGNAAYGTRGENLNDVTMLLHVSADHKNATVISFPRDMFVAIPSCPDPKGGSFDAMSYQKINNTLTYGGLACTVLTVEKLTGLRIPYAGVIQFDGVIEMSNAVGGVPVCVAGDITDPYTGLNVKAGQNTLQGAQALAFLRTRHGVGDGSDLGRISNQQVFLSSLVRTIKSADTLANPVKVYALAKAAASNMSLSESLNNPTTIASMAIAMKGIDLNKVVFVQYPNHYVADGVAPTEDAATALMTALQNDQPVVVTGDTGVGSVTDPNAPAASQTPSSTTAPSTAPSSGGSSGSSGGSSGSGSGSAVDLPSDVHGQTAGQYTCSKPFSG, encoded by the coding sequence ATGAGCGACCTGCGACCCCGCACCAACCGGAGTAGAACCGGCAATGGTGACGCCTCGACGATCGCCCGTCACGGCCAACTCAAGCGCCGCAACCCCTTCACCGCGCTCGCGAAGATCCTCGCCGCAGCGCTCGGCGTCGTGCTCGTCAGCGGCGTCTCCGTCGCTGCCATCGCGGCGTGGGATGTGACCAGCAGCGTGCACAAATCCGTCACCCTCGTCGACGCCAAGGGCAAGGCCATCGTGCCGCAGGTCGGCGCCATCGACGGCGCCTTCAACGTTCTGCTCGCCGGCAGCGACAGCGGCGACGGCAATGCCGCCTACGGAACGCGCGGCGAGAACCTCAACGACGTGACGATGCTCCTGCACGTCTCGGCCGACCACAAGAACGCGACCGTCATCAGCTTCCCCCGCGACATGTTCGTCGCCATCCCGTCGTGCCCCGACCCCAAAGGCGGGTCGTTCGACGCGATGAGCTACCAGAAGATCAACAACACGCTCACCTACGGCGGGCTCGCCTGCACCGTGCTGACCGTGGAGAAGCTCACCGGCCTCAGGATCCCGTATGCGGGCGTCATCCAGTTCGATGGCGTGATCGAGATGTCGAACGCCGTCGGCGGCGTTCCCGTCTGTGTCGCGGGGGACATCACCGACCCGTACACCGGCCTGAACGTCAAGGCCGGCCAGAACACCCTGCAGGGCGCCCAGGCGCTCGCCTTCCTGCGCACCCGCCACGGTGTCGGCGACGGCTCCGACCTCGGCCGGATCAGCAACCAGCAGGTCTTCCTGTCGTCGCTCGTGCGCACCATCAAGAGCGCGGACACCCTGGCCAACCCGGTCAAGGTCTACGCGCTGGCCAAGGCTGCCGCGAGCAACATGAGCCTCTCCGAGAGTCTCAACAACCCGACGACGATCGCCTCGATGGCCATCGCCATGAAGGGAATCGACCTGAACAAGGTCGTCTTCGTGCAGTACCCGAACCACTACGTCGCCGACGGTGTGGCACCGACCGAAGATGCAGCGACCGCACTCATGACGGCGCTGCAGAACGACCAGCCGGTCGTCGTCACCGGAGACACGGGTGTCGGCTCGGTCACCGACCCGAACGCGCCTGCCGCGTCGCAGACCCCGTCGTCGACCACGGCGCCATCCACCGCGCCGTCGAGCGGCGGGTCGAGCGGCTCATCCGGTGGTTCCTCGGGCAGCGGCTCCGGCTCGGCCGTCGACCTGCCGAGCGACGTGCACGGCCAGACCGCCGGGCAGTACACCTGCTCGAAGCCGTTCTCCGGCTAG
- a CDS encoding DNA polymerase domain-containing protein, translated as MSPSSKSETFLEADGHRVRISSPDKVVFPGPGLTKLDLARYYLTVADGALRGAGGRPMVLKRFVKGLSQEPFFQKRVPDAHPDYIDTATLHYASGTSAEEAVIRNAAGLAWVSNLGCLDLNPHAVRAEDLDHPDELRVDLDPMPGVDWSRIVDVSFVAREVLEDHGLVGWPKTSGSRGLHILVRIAPQWAFSEVRLAAETLAREVEGRAPGLATARWWKEERGESVFVDFNQNAKDRTVASAYSIRPLPDARVSTPLEWSEVRSCRAEEFTVPTVLRRFSERGDPHERIDDAAGSLDALLALAEKLGPAEKPPRAGDGAGRRISQMPLIEVARTKTKPEALEALEHWKAAHPVAAARLHPADELVDGMRGSSSQWYRVRVNLQHVPETDRPEQGQLIAEYDPWAGRDWPSRPKD; from the coding sequence ATGAGCCCCTCATCGAAGTCGGAAACTTTCCTCGAGGCCGACGGGCACCGGGTGCGCATCTCAAGTCCGGACAAGGTCGTGTTTCCGGGCCCCGGGCTGACCAAGCTCGACCTCGCCCGCTACTACCTCACCGTCGCCGATGGTGCTCTGCGGGGCGCGGGCGGGCGCCCGATGGTGCTCAAGCGCTTCGTCAAAGGGCTGTCGCAGGAGCCGTTCTTCCAAAAACGCGTTCCGGACGCCCATCCGGACTACATCGACACCGCGACGTTGCACTACGCAAGCGGGACGTCCGCTGAGGAGGCGGTCATACGAAATGCCGCCGGGCTCGCCTGGGTGTCGAACCTGGGATGCCTGGACCTCAACCCGCACGCCGTCCGGGCCGAAGACCTCGACCACCCCGACGAACTCCGCGTCGACCTCGACCCGATGCCTGGCGTGGACTGGTCCCGGATCGTGGACGTCTCCTTCGTAGCCCGGGAGGTGCTCGAAGACCACGGCCTCGTCGGCTGGCCTAAGACGAGTGGTTCTCGGGGGCTTCACATCCTGGTCCGCATCGCACCTCAGTGGGCGTTCAGCGAGGTTCGGCTCGCAGCCGAGACGCTGGCCAGGGAGGTCGAGGGCCGTGCCCCCGGGCTGGCGACGGCGCGTTGGTGGAAGGAGGAGCGCGGCGAGAGTGTCTTCGTCGACTTCAACCAGAACGCGAAGGACCGTACGGTGGCGTCGGCGTACTCGATCCGGCCACTGCCTGACGCTCGCGTCTCGACACCGCTCGAGTGGAGCGAAGTGCGGTCGTGTCGCGCAGAGGAGTTCACCGTTCCGACCGTTCTTCGCCGGTTCTCCGAACGTGGGGACCCGCACGAACGGATCGACGACGCCGCGGGCTCGCTCGACGCGCTCCTCGCCCTCGCCGAAAAGCTCGGTCCGGCCGAGAAGCCGCCCCGTGCTGGGGATGGCGCGGGTCGTCGCATCTCGCAGATGCCTCTCATCGAAGTCGCGCGCACCAAGACGAAACCCGAGGCGCTCGAGGCTCTCGAACACTGGAAGGCCGCGCATCCGGTCGCCGCAGCCCGGCTCCATCCGGCCGATGAACTCGTCGACGGGATGCGCGGCTCGAGTTCGCAGTGGTATCGCGTGCGGGTCAACCTGCAGCACGTGCCCGAGACCGACCGGCCCGAACAGGGCCAGCTGATCGCGGAGTACGACCCGTGGGCCGGGCGAGACTGGCCGTCGCGACCAAAAGACTGA